In Aliarcobacter faecis, a genomic segment contains:
- a CDS encoding CoA-binding protein → MECEFPTVNSNKDEIKAIFEEIKTIAIVGLSPDSEKASYRVAEYLKNAGFKIVPIYPKEDEILGEKVYRSLVEIPFDIDMVDIFRKPDAIAKVVDEVLKIKDEKNIKTVWFQLGLANNEAAQKAKSAGLNVVQNKCTKIEHKAIFN, encoded by the coding sequence ATGGAGTGCGAATTTCCAACAGTAAACTCAAATAAAGATGAGATAAAAGCTATTTTTGAGGAGATAAAAACTATTGCAATAGTTGGGCTTTCTCCAGATAGTGAAAAAGCATCGTATAGAGTGGCAGAGTATTTAAAAAATGCTGGTTTTAAAATAGTTCCAATCTATCCAAAAGAAGATGAGATTTTAGGTGAAAAAGTTTATAGAAGCTTGGTTGAAATACCATTTGATATAGATATGGTTGATATTTTTAGAAAACCAGATGCTATTGCTAAAGTTGTAGATGAAGTTTTAAAAATAAAAGATGAAAAAAATATTAAAACTGTTTGGTTTCAATTAGGTTTAGCAAACAATGAAGCTGCACAAAAGGCAAAGAGTGCAGGGCTTAATGTTGTTCAAAATAAATGTACAAAGATAGAGCATAAGGCTATATTTAATTAA
- the rpsO gene encoding 30S ribosomal protein S15, which yields MALDQELKASIIAKYAKKDGDTGSAEVQIALLTEQIKTLTEHLKVFKKDHSSRLGLLKMVGKRKKLLTYLRRTDYARFTELVASLGIRAK from the coding sequence ATGGCTTTAGATCAGGAATTAAAAGCAAGTATTATAGCAAAATATGCAAAAAAAGATGGAGATACAGGTTCAGCTGAAGTTCAAATTGCACTATTAACAGAGCAAATCAAAACTTTAACAGAGCATTTAAAAGTATTTAAAAAAGATCACTCTTCAAGATTAGGTCTATTAAAAATGGTTGGAAAAAGAAAAAAACTTTTAACATATTTAAGAAGAACAGACTATGCAAGATTTACTGAATTAGTTGCTTCTTTAGGAATTAGAGCAAAATAA
- a CDS encoding Crp/Fnr family transcriptional regulator encodes MTLQESIQSLDFFKNLNNNQIELLSNFSHISKYDKDTILFYETDVKNHLLFLVSGLIKIYKYDKFDNEIFLYHIYSNSLISELSSINSSDIYCFSNASFIEDSIVLSVDFLKLQEHFLDNNILVKELMNSLLNKSHQLQCLVNRELVFDATAKVAYMLVQDLKMFNSLKRQEVSFMLHIQPETLSRVLKKLSRDDIIDIENQEIIIKNKFALNSIFTGVAI; translated from the coding sequence ATGACACTTCAAGAGAGTATTCAAAGTTTAGATTTTTTTAAAAATCTAAATAATAATCAAATAGAATTACTAAGCAATTTTTCACATATATCAAAATATGACAAAGATACAATTTTATTTTATGAAACAGATGTAAAAAATCATCTTCTTTTTTTGGTTAGTGGCTTAATAAAAATTTATAAATATGATAAATTTGATAATGAAATATTTTTATATCATATTTACTCTAATTCACTTATTAGTGAACTTAGCTCTATTAATAGTAGTGATATTTACTGTTTTTCAAATGCCTCTTTTATAGAAGATTCAATAGTTTTATCTGTAGATTTTTTAAAACTACAAGAACACTTTTTAGATAATAATATTCTTGTAAAAGAGCTTATGAACTCTCTTTTAAATAAGAGTCATCAACTTCAATGTTTAGTAAATAGAGAGTTGGTTTTTGATGCAACAGCAAAAGTTGCTTATATGTTAGTTCAAGATTTAAAAATGTTTAATAGCTTAAAAAGACAAGAAGTTAGTTTTATGCTACACATTCAACCTGAAACTTTATCGAGAGTTCTAAAAAAACTTTCAAGAGATGATATAATTGATATTGAAAATCAAGAGATTATAATTAAAAATAAATTTGCATTAAATTCAATTTTTACGGGGGTAGCAATATGA
- a CDS encoding DHH family phosphoesterase, whose amino-acid sequence MRLFHISHTDLDGFSCQFLTSKVFSKTHYFNANYGVEVKLSISKVLEDIKNHKDEEILLIISDLNLTLQESIDLDIEINRLNSDGFKVTLQLLDHHITGKKSAEKFDWYFLDDKRCATKIVYDYLLEKFNANIKNYESLVNCINAVDIWLEKERDNFEFGKVLMSMLIKAREINSILFPNLDREYKFYLLEKAKDFLSFENANIKLDNEVHFLKKEFLKLDNFDDTLDNLSAKYLVKTLETIKEELTVVYKEQKGLLTYCLGAISIPANTFLKANKDYDFFIDINKKGNASFRADGKLDVSLLAQKIANGGGHINASGGKFEDFKESIDYLSVKMYVQEKLDNLK is encoded by the coding sequence ATGAGACTTTTTCATATATCGCATACAGATTTAGATGGTTTCTCTTGCCAATTTCTAACATCAAAAGTTTTCTCTAAAACTCACTATTTTAATGCAAATTATGGAGTAGAGGTAAAACTTAGTATTTCAAAAGTTTTAGAAGATATTAAAAATCACAAAGATGAAGAGATTTTATTAATTATTAGTGATTTGAATTTAACTTTACAAGAAAGTATCGATTTAGATATAGAGATAAATAGATTAAATAGTGATGGTTTCAAAGTAACTTTACAGCTTTTAGATCATCATATAACTGGTAAAAAGAGTGCAGAAAAATTTGATTGGTATTTTTTAGATGATAAAAGATGTGCTACAAAGATAGTTTATGATTATCTTTTAGAAAAGTTTAATGCTAATATCAAAAACTATGAAAGCTTAGTAAATTGTATAAATGCAGTTGATATTTGGCTTGAAAAAGAGAGAGATAATTTTGAGTTTGGAAAAGTTTTAATGTCAATGCTTATAAAAGCAAGAGAGATAAACTCTATACTATTTCCTAATCTTGATAGAGAGTACAAATTTTATTTACTTGAAAAAGCAAAAGATTTTTTAAGTTTTGAGAATGCAAATATAAAGTTAGATAATGAAGTTCATTTTTTAAAAAAAGAGTTCTTAAAACTTGATAATTTTGATGATACTTTGGATAATTTAAGTGCAAAATATCTTGTAAAAACTCTTGAAACTATCAAAGAAGAATTAACAGTTGTTTATAAAGAGCAAAAAGGTCTTTTAACTTATTGTTTAGGTGCTATTTCTATTCCTGCTAATACATTTTTAAAAGCAAATAAAGATTATGACTTTTTTATAGATATCAATAAAAAGGGAAATGCCTCTTTTAGAGCTGATGGAAAACTTGATGTTTCACTTCTTGCCCAAAAGATTGCAAATGGTGGTGGACACATAAATGCAAGTGGTGGAAAGTTTGAAGATTTTAAAGAGAGTATTGATTATTTATCAGTTAAAATGTATGTTCAAGAAAAACTTGACAATCTAAAGTAA
- the moaA gene encoding GTP 3',8-cyclase MoaA: MLIDGFGRKHDYLRVSVTERCNFRCHYCMPEKPFSWVPRENLLSYEDLFKFIKVSIDEGIKKVRITGGEPLLRDNLDYFIKLISDYKSDIDLALTTNGFLLPQMAQKLKNAGLKRINISLDTLNQERAKQIAQKDVLDTVLEGIRKAKEVGLKIKINCVPLKGINDIDILEVLEFCKKEGFPVRYIEFMENSFAKNSAKGLTSNEILEIISKKYPNFVKVLRDTTSPAQYYALEDGYEFGIIEPHKDDFCSSCNRIRLTAEGFLIPCLYFEDAMSIKEAIRANDIDKATEVLKLVLKNKPEKNRWSNASDNKVSGRAFYQTGG; encoded by the coding sequence ATGCTTATAGATGGATTTGGAAGAAAGCATGACTATTTAAGAGTATCTGTAACTGAAAGATGTAATTTTAGATGTCATTACTGTATGCCAGAGAAACCATTTTCTTGGGTTCCTAGAGAGAATTTATTATCTTATGAAGATCTATTTAAATTTATAAAAGTAAGTATTGATGAGGGTATAAAAAAGGTTAGAATCACAGGAGGAGAACCTCTTTTAAGAGATAATTTAGATTATTTTATAAAATTAATAAGTGATTATAAAAGTGATATAGATTTAGCTCTTACGACAAATGGTTTTTTACTTCCACAAATGGCACAAAAATTAAAAAATGCAGGATTAAAAAGAATAAATATATCTCTTGATACTTTAAATCAAGAAAGAGCAAAACAAATAGCACAAAAAGATGTTTTAGATACAGTTTTAGAAGGTATAAGAAAAGCAAAAGAGGTAGGATTAAAAATAAAAATAAATTGTGTACCTTTAAAAGGGATAAATGATATTGATATTTTAGAGGTTTTAGAGTTTTGTAAAAAAGAGGGTTTTCCAGTTAGATATATTGAGTTTATGGAGAACTCTTTTGCAAAAAATAGTGCAAAAGGTTTAACTTCGAATGAAATTTTAGAAATTATTTCTAAAAAATATCCAAATTTTGTAAAAGTTCTAAGAGATACAACTTCTCCAGCTCAATATTATGCTTTAGAAGATGGATATGAGTTTGGAATAATCGAACCACACAAAGATGATTTTTGCTCATCATGTAATCGTATTAGATTAACAGCTGAAGGTTTTTTGATTCCTTGTTTATATTTTGAAGATGCAATGAGTATAAAAGAGGCAATAAGAGCAAATGATATAGATAAAGCAACAGAAGTTTTAAAGTTAGTTTTAAAAAATAAACCAGAAAAGAATAGATGGTCAAATGCAAGTGATAATAAAGTTTCAGGAAGAGCTTTTTATCAAACAGGTGGATAA
- a CDS encoding RrF2 family transcriptional regulator, which produces MLLTKKSEYALLSLISIAKHQEPINVDILSKELEISKSFLAKIMQNLAKAELVISHRGVNGGFVLNKPIDQLTILEIVVAAEERNPMVFECSDSIDSCPNNKAKLCNIWPLLNNLQFRVNDFLAQLTLKDIA; this is translated from the coding sequence ATGTTATTAACAAAAAAAAGTGAATATGCACTACTATCTTTAATATCAATTGCAAAACATCAAGAACCTATAAATGTAGATATTTTATCAAAAGAGCTTGAAATCTCTAAATCATTTTTAGCAAAAATAATGCAAAATTTAGCAAAAGCAGAATTGGTTATATCTCATAGAGGAGTAAATGGTGGTTTTGTTTTAAATAAACCAATAGATCAACTTACAATTTTAGAGATAGTTGTAGCTGCTGAAGAGCGAAATCCTATGGTTTTTGAGTGTTCTGACTCGATTGATTCTTGCCCAAATAATAAAGCAAAACTTTGTAACATTTGGCCACTTTTAAATAATTTACAATTTAGAGTAAATGATTTTTTAGCACAATTAACTCTAAAAGATATAGCATAA
- a CDS encoding type IV pili methyl-accepting chemotaxis transducer N-terminal domain-containing protein, producing the protein MKKSSISTKIKILGILFTLLMSSIVTTTIYLNNKNQKDAMIINIAGKQRMLTQNISKNIFYLYSNKTANQNELDESISEFIYNLSSLKGGNNLDKLKDSPNIKIDKQMLKVELLWTNFLKNIELFKELLLDESKKDELTNIVNNIYNSNSILLSEVDALVSLHTINSEQKINFLKNTQYFFALLIVLLILYSFLELKTMEKNALKFIEESKKIMDQDLEEPLKPLKIEAEGELIEASNMFNSFLNKINSAIIDSNSALEQSKNASYKLEELTSEFDEIINELQDKSDISKQLNRSEDIAIQTQEQLLHSNKRLMELKNELEKIMLFCKSK; encoded by the coding sequence ATGAAAAAAAGTAGCATTAGTACAAAAATCAAAATATTAGGAATTTTATTTACTCTTTTAATGAGTAGTATCGTTACAACAACAATCTATTTAAATAATAAAAATCAAAAAGATGCAATGATTATAAATATTGCTGGAAAACAAAGAATGCTAACTCAAAATATCTCTAAAAATATATTCTACTTATACTCAAATAAAACAGCTAATCAAAATGAACTAGATGAGAGTATAAGCGAGTTTATATACAACCTTTCAAGTCTAAAAGGTGGTAATAATTTAGATAAATTAAAAGATTCCCCAAATATAAAAATAGATAAACAGATGTTAAAAGTTGAACTCCTTTGGACAAATTTTCTTAAAAATATAGAACTCTTCAAAGAGCTACTTTTAGATGAATCTAAAAAAGATGAACTTACAAATATTGTAAACAATATTTATAATTCAAACTCTATTTTGTTATCTGAAGTTGATGCTCTTGTAAGCCTTCATACAATAAATAGTGAACAAAAAATAAACTTTTTAAAAAATACTCAATATTTCTTCGCTCTTTTAATAGTTTTACTTATTTTATATAGTTTTTTAGAGCTAAAAACTATGGAAAAAAATGCTCTAAAATTTATTGAAGAGTCTAAAAAAATAATGGATCAAGATTTAGAAGAGCCTTTAAAACCACTAAAAATTGAAGCTGAAGGAGAATTAATAGAAGCTAGTAATATGTTCAATAGCTTTTTAAATAAAATAAATAGTGCAATTATTGATTCAAATAGTGCCCTAGAACAATCAAAAAATGCTTCATATAAACTAGAAGAACTAACAAGCGAATTTGATGAGATTATAAATGAACTTCAAGATAAAAGTGATATCTCAAAACAGCTAAATAGAAGTGAAGATATAGCTATTCAAACTCAAGAACAACTCCTTCACTCAAATAAAAGATTAATGGAACTTAAAAACGAACTTGAAAAAATTATGCTATTTTGTAAAAGTAAATAG
- a CDS encoding glycosyl transferase, translating to MDFRIFIKAVGTGIKGNRDLTFDESYEIVRQILKQELTEAQIGAFLIAWRVKLETSEEFKGAIKALNSFIKYKEVPNSLNLGYNFDGREKYPYLFPLYETILEEFFKKNSDVEKLNLVISGDLLQPAKKGITTKDIFENFDKGQYLHYFDRVEYLNELSSLTSLRNELRLRTAFNTVEKLLNPSKSEYGVCGAFHKPYVSKYLDMFENDFKDITVIRGNEGDIEIFKDSKFWQKKDGQILETEFFLKDYGINFDRTFENITLEENLNILRNYDDEILKLAKFNVALYLIFAKRVANLDEAWQRLN from the coding sequence ATGGATTTTAGAATTTTTATAAAAGCAGTTGGAACTGGAATTAAAGGAAATAGAGATTTAACTTTTGATGAGAGTTATGAAATAGTTAGACAGATATTAAAGCAAGAACTAACAGAAGCACAAATAGGTGCTTTTTTGATTGCTTGGAGAGTAAAACTTGAGACTAGTGAAGAGTTTAAAGGAGCAATTAAAGCTTTAAATAGTTTTATTAAATATAAAGAAGTTCCAAACTCTTTGAATTTAGGATATAACTTTGATGGAAGAGAAAAATACCCATATTTATTTCCTTTATATGAGACTATTTTAGAAGAGTTTTTCAAAAAAAATAGCGATGTAGAAAAATTAAATCTTGTTATTAGTGGAGATTTATTACAACCAGCAAAAAAAGGAATTACTACAAAAGATATATTTGAAAATTTTGACAAGGGTCAATATTTACACTACTTTGATAGAGTAGAATACTTAAACGAACTAAGTAGTTTAACATCTCTTAGAAATGAACTTAGATTAAGAACAGCTTTTAATACAGTTGAAAAGCTTTTAAATCCATCTAAGAGTGAATATGGAGTTTGTGGGGCATTTCATAAGCCTTATGTATCTAAATATCTTGATATGTTTGAAAATGATTTTAAAGATATTACGGTTATAAGAGGAAATGAAGGTGATATTGAAATATTTAAAGATTCAAAATTTTGGCAAAAAAAAGATGGACAAATTTTGGAAACAGAGTTTTTCTTAAAAGATTATGGAATAAATTTTGATAGAACTTTTGAAAATATAACTTTGGAAGAGAATTTAAATATTTTAAGAAATTATGATGATGAGATTTTAAAATTAGCGAAATTTAATGTAGCTTTATATCTTATTTTCGCAAAAAGAGTAGCTAATCTTGATGAAGCTTGGCAAAGGTTAAATTAA